The proteins below come from a single Juglans regia cultivar Chandler chromosome 12, Walnut 2.0, whole genome shotgun sequence genomic window:
- the LOC109003027 gene encoding protein-tyrosine-phosphatase MKP1-like codes for MVGKEDASSNSRAPCQASSNHRMFMRSASWSSSRAASQNPDAEAKDCGDPNGNVGNNNGQNRRFPVPLTPRSHQNFKARSCLPPLQPLAIARRSLDEWPKAGSDDIGEWPGPPTPSGRGSGDRLKLDLSSIQRNPDRNGGLVKRDKIAFFDKECSKVAEHIYLGGDAVARDRDILKQNGITHVLNCVGFVCPEYFKADLVYRTLWLQDSPSEDITSILYDVFDYFEDVREQDGRVFVHCCQGVSRSTSLVIAYLMWREGQSFDDAFQYVKAARGIADPNMGFACQLLQCQKRVHAFPLSPSSLLRMYRMAPHSPYDPLHLVPKMLNDPSPSALDSRGAFIVHIPSAVYIWIGKNCEAIMEKDARGAVCQIVRYERVQGSVRMIKEGEEPAHFWDAFKHLLPLMEKPGNGAEVGQSSVTIFPGDRKVVPYNVDFEIFQKAIRGGFVPPFASSENEHETQLPARESSWSVLRRKFASGDMKEFVTAPKLYLSRVYSDSRMIGHSSTKLSSPSSSLSSSSSSSSSASSPSHLSPNSTSSDLSTNSKHLPESSLDSPSAASCSLPVSSTLSNFSNLSFKTTDGPEVVGVNFLSQPCSKSTSAQSKIYSPSLAERRGSLSKSLKLPLMADNSKVIYTTSCYLADQEDCVRINNNTCPPCELDRIEDVLESRDIAQSGEGNLTQFWRNNPMANFLGSSVSNGMEESGSAPSKLMRPLVCRWPSLEKIATFGASDVNSKDAFAIFSPCLGKNENRILYFWVGRSFDHDESRTRLESDRELDNSKELDWNQIGRDALTQMGLPKDTTIKIVKENEEPIEFLSFLSSL; via the exons ATGGTGGGTAAAGAGGATGCCTCCAGTAATTCTCGGGCTCCTTGTCAAGCTTCCAGCAACCATAGGATGTTTATGCGCTCAGCGTCATGGTCCTCTTCCCGTGCTGCCTCTCAAAACCCAGATGCTGAAGCAAAAGATTGTGGGGATCCAAATGGTAATGTAGGAAATAATAATGGGCAAAATCGTCGGTTCCCTGTTCCATTAACCCCGCGTTCCCATCAGAATTTCAAGGCTCGGTCGTGTTTGCCCCCGCTACAGCCATTGGCTATTGCTCGCCGGAGCTTGGATGAGTGGCCGAAGGCAGGGTCAGACGATATTGGCGAGTGGCCTGGACCGCCTACACCAAGTGGGAGAGGAAGTGGGGATAGATTAAAGCTTGATTTGTCATCAATTCAGCGAAACCCAGATAGGAATGGTGGGCTTGTGAAGAGGGATAAGATTGCTTTCTTTGATAAAGAATGTTCAAAAGTGGCTGAACACATATATCTTGGTGGGGATGCGGTTGCAAGAGATAGGGATATACTAAAACAGAATGGGATTACGCATGTTCTGAATTGTGTAGGTTTTGTTTGTCCCGAGTATTTCAAAGCCGATCTTGTGTACAGAACTTTGTGGTTGCAGGACAGCCCTTCAGAGGATATTACTAGTATTCTATATGATGTTTTTGACTACTTTGAAGATGTTAGAGAACAAGATGGAAGGGTTTTTGTTCACTGTTGCCAAGGGGTGTCTAGGTCTACATCCTTGGTGATTGCATACTTAATGTGGAGAGAAGGGCAGAGTTTTGATGATGCCTTTCAGTATGTCAAGGCGGCGAGGGGTATTGCGGATCCAAATATGGGTTTTGCTTGCCAGTTGTTGCAGTGCCAAAAGAGAGTGCATGCATTCCCTCTTAGCCCGAGTTCTTTATTGAGAATGTATAGGATGGCCCCACACTCACCATATGATCCTTTGCATCTTGTCCCAAAAATGTTGAACGATCCTTCTCCTTCTGCACTGGATTCTAGGGGCGCATTTATTGTTCATATACCTTCTGCAGTATATATTTGGATTGGCAAGAACTGTGAAGCCATAATGGAAAAGGATGCTAGAGGGGCTGTTTGTCAGATTGTCCGGTATGAGAGAGTGCAAGGGTCGGTAAGGATGATCAAGGAAGGAGAGGAACCGGCTCATTTTTGGGATGCTTTTAAGCACCTCTTACCTTTGATGGAGAAACCCGGCAATGGTGCAGAGGTTGGGCAATCATCTGTCACGATTTTCCCAGGTGACAGGAAAGTAGTCCCATATAATGTCGATTTTGAGATTTTCCAGAAAGCTATTAGGGGGGGCTTTGTGCCTCCATTTGCGTCGTCTGAGAATGAACATGAAACCCAACTTCCTGCTAGAGAAAGCAGTTGGAGTGTACTAAGGCGTAAGTTTGCATCTGGCGACATGAAGGAGTTTGTGACAGCTCCCAAATTGTACCTCTCCAGGGTCTACTCAGATTCTAGGATGATAGGACATTCATCAACAAAATTGTCATCACCTTCGTCATCATTGTCGTCTTCATCCTCGTCATCATCTTCTGCTTCTTCACCTTCGCATCTCTCTCCAAATTCCACCTCTTCGGATTTGAGCACTAATTCGAAGCATCTGCCAGAGTCCTCTCTGGATTCTCCTTCTGCCGCTTCATGTTCTCTTCCAGTATCTTCAACGCTGTCTAACTTTTCTAACTTGTCCTTCAAAACTACTGATGGACCTGAAGTTGTTGGTGTCAATTTTCTTTCACAGCCATGTTCAAAATCCACTTCTGCTcaatctaaaatatattcaCCTTCCCTTGCTGAGCGCAGGGGTAGCTTATCAAAATCTCTGAAACTGCCATTGATGGCTGATAATTCGAAGGTGATATATACTACCTCATGTTATCTTGCTGATCAAGAAGATTGCGTCAGGATAAACAATAATACCTGCCCTCCATGTGAATTGGATAGGATAGAAGATGTTTTAGAGTCCAGGGATATAGCTCAAAGTGGGGAGGGAAATTTAACTCAATTCTGGAGAAATAATCCTATGGCAAATTTCCTGGGGTCTTCTGTCTCAAATGGGATGGAGGAAAGTGGTTCAGCACCTAGTAAGCTTATGCGACCTTTAGTATGTCGGTGGCCCAGTTTAGAGAAGATTGCAACATTTGGTGCAAGTGATGTGAATTCTAAAGATGCTTTCGCTATTTTCTCTCCATGTTTAGGCAAAAATGAgaatagaatattatatttttgggtaGGAAGGTCTTTTGATCATGATGAAAGTCGGACTCGATTGGAAAGTGACAGAGAGTTAGATAATTCAAAAGAGCTTGACTGGAATCAAATTGGTCGAGATGCTCTTACCCAAATGGGTCTTCCGAAAGACACCACTATCAAG ATtgttaaagaaaatgaagagcCGATAGAGTTTCTTTCATTTCTGAGTTCATTGTAG